A genomic stretch from Achromobacter spanius includes:
- the hisH gene encoding imidazole glycerol phosphate synthase subunit HisH encodes MTTIAIVDYGMGNFHSVARALKFAAPDADIRICNQPQDIDAADRVVFPGQGAMADCMRTLNESGLREAVVRAARNKPLLGVCVGEQMLFDSSEEGGTSCLGLFPGVVRRFSGPRFADLIPADDEACLADTGDAGLADTRPERLKVPHMGWNKVRQTRSHPIWAGIPDDTHFYFVHSYYADPDDSSLTVGETDYGVAFTCAVAAANIFAVQFHPEKSAEHGLRLYRNFVDWQP; translated from the coding sequence GTGACCACTATCGCCATCGTCGACTACGGAATGGGCAATTTCCACTCCGTCGCCCGCGCCCTGAAGTTCGCCGCGCCCGATGCGGACATCCGCATCTGCAACCAGCCCCAAGACATCGACGCGGCCGACCGCGTGGTGTTTCCCGGGCAGGGCGCCATGGCGGACTGCATGCGCACCCTGAATGAATCCGGCCTGCGCGAAGCCGTCGTGCGCGCCGCCCGCAACAAGCCCTTGCTGGGCGTGTGCGTGGGCGAACAGATGCTGTTTGATTCCAGCGAAGAAGGCGGCACGTCGTGCCTGGGCTTGTTCCCGGGCGTGGTGCGCCGTTTTTCGGGCCCCCGCTTTGCCGACCTGATCCCCGCCGACGACGAAGCCTGCCTGGCCGACACCGGCGACGCGGGTCTGGCCGACACGCGCCCCGAACGGCTCAAAGTGCCGCACATGGGATGGAACAAAGTGCGCCAGACGCGCTCTCATCCCATCTGGGCCGGCATTCCGGACGATACGCACTTCTATTTCGTCCATAGTTACTACGCCGATCCGGATGATTCCAGCCTGACTGTTGGTGAAACCGATTACGGCGTCGCCTTTACCTGCGCGGTGGCGGCGGCTAACATTTTCGCGGTGCAGTTTCACCCCGAGAAGAGCGCCGAACACGGTTTGCGCCTGTATCGCAATTTTGTAGACTGGCAGCCGTAG
- the hisB gene encoding imidazoleglycerol-phosphate dehydratase HisB, translating into MRTAEITRNTNETRIRVAINIDGTGKQTIDTGVPFLDHMLDQIARHGLIDLDIKAEGDLHIDAHHTVEDVGITLGMAIAKAVGTKAGLRRYGHAYVPLDEALSRVVVDFSGRPGLEYHIPFTRAHIGNFDVDLTREFFQGLVNHALITLHIDNLRGFNAHHQAETVFKACGRALRMAMEVDPRMGDVVPSTKGVL; encoded by the coding sequence ATGCGTACCGCAGAGATCACCCGCAACACCAACGAAACCCGCATCCGCGTGGCCATCAATATCGACGGCACCGGCAAGCAGACGATCGACACGGGCGTGCCGTTCCTGGACCACATGCTGGACCAGATCGCGCGCCACGGCCTGATCGACCTGGACATCAAGGCCGAGGGCGACCTGCACATCGACGCACACCACACCGTGGAAGACGTGGGTATCACGCTGGGCATGGCCATTGCCAAGGCCGTGGGCACCAAGGCCGGCCTGCGTCGCTACGGCCACGCCTACGTGCCGCTGGACGAAGCGCTGTCGCGCGTGGTGGTGGACTTCTCGGGCCGCCCCGGCCTGGAATATCACATCCCGTTCACGCGCGCCCACATCGGCAATTTTGATGTAGACCTGACGCGTGAGTTCTTCCAGGGGCTGGTCAACCACGCCCTCATCACCCTGCATATCGACAACCTGCGCGGCTTCAACGCCCACCATCAGGCTGAAACCGTGTTCAAGGCCTGTGGCCGCGCCCTGCGCATGGCCATGGAAGTCGACCCGCGCATGGGCGACGTCGTGCCGTCCACCAAGGGCGTGCTGTAA
- the hisC gene encoding histidinol-phosphate transaminase, which produces MSAAPAASVAGRIQDTFRADVLALAAYPVAHADGCIKLDAMECPYELPDEVRDDIARAVRDTPLNRYPAADLSALQQAVKAGFGVPDAADVLFGNGSDELIHIIVQACCNPGDVVLSPWPSFVYFDMAARFDHARFVGVPLTEDLTLDLPAMLAAIQEHQPKVVFLAVPNNPTGGLWSDEDVQAIIAAAPGLVVLDEAYQPFADRTWMPQVLDAPNVVVMRTVSKIGLAGLRFGYLAGHPDWIAELNKLRPPYNLDVLTQATLMAVLRHKPVLDEQAARLRADRGPLADALAELPGVRVFPSAGNFVLARFSGKLDGNAVHLALKTRKILIRNFSNAHPLLANCLRISVGAPAENAALLAALQEILSA; this is translated from the coding sequence ATGAGCGCGGCCCCGGCGGCTAGCGTCGCTGGCCGCATCCAGGACACCTTTCGCGCGGACGTCCTCGCACTGGCCGCCTACCCGGTCGCCCACGCGGATGGCTGCATCAAGCTGGACGCGATGGAATGCCCGTATGAACTGCCCGACGAGGTGCGCGACGACATCGCCCGCGCCGTGCGTGACACGCCGCTGAACCGCTATCCCGCCGCCGACCTGTCCGCCTTGCAGCAGGCGGTAAAGGCAGGGTTCGGCGTGCCCGACGCGGCCGACGTGCTGTTCGGCAACGGCTCGGACGAACTCATCCACATCATCGTCCAGGCCTGTTGCAACCCGGGCGACGTGGTGCTGTCGCCGTGGCCGTCGTTCGTTTATTTCGACATGGCGGCGCGCTTTGACCACGCCCGCTTTGTCGGCGTGCCGCTGACCGAGGATCTGACCCTGGATCTGCCGGCCATGCTGGCCGCCATCCAGGAACATCAGCCCAAGGTGGTGTTCCTGGCCGTGCCCAACAACCCCACCGGCGGCCTCTGGTCCGACGAAGACGTGCAGGCCATCATCGCCGCCGCTCCCGGGCTGGTGGTGCTGGACGAGGCCTATCAGCCCTTCGCCGACCGCACCTGGATGCCGCAAGTGCTGGACGCCCCCAACGTGGTCGTCATGCGCACGGTGTCCAAGATCGGCCTGGCCGGCCTGCGTTTCGGCTATCTGGCCGGCCATCCCGACTGGATCGCCGAACTGAACAAGCTGCGTCCGCCCTACAACCTGGACGTGCTGACGCAGGCCACGCTGATGGCGGTGTTGCGCCACAAACCCGTGCTGGACGAACAGGCCGCGCGCCTGCGCGCCGACCGCGGCCCGCTGGCCGACGCGCTGGCCGAGTTACCGGGCGTCAGGGTATTCCCTTCTGCCGGCAATTTTGTGCTTGCCCGCTTTTCCGGCAAGCTGGATGGCAACGCCGTGCATCTTGCGCTGAAAACGCGCAAAATATTGATTCGCAACTTTTCCAACGCCCATCCGCTCCTGGCAAACTGCCTGCGCATCTCGGTGGGCGCCCCGGCCGAGAACGCCGCCTTGCTGGCTGCCCTGCAAGAGATTTTGAGTGCTTAA